In Marivirga salinae, a single window of DNA contains:
- the mutL gene encoding DNA mismatch repair endonuclease MutL gives MSDIIQLLPDAIANQIAAGEVVQRPASVVKELLENSIDAGSSKIKLVVKDAGKQLIQVIDDGLGMSETDARMCFERHATSKIRKSDDLFALKTMGFRGEAMASIAAVAQVELKTKTYEAELGVLLQVEASEVKNQSHTAHTGGTTISVKNLFYNVPARRNFLKSNPVEMRHIIDEFHRVALANPQVAFSLHQNDMDVYQLNAGKLSQRIVGLFGKNYQEQLVACEETTDQLKIYGYIGKPEFAKKTRGEQFFFVNNRYIKSGYLHHAVVNGFEGLLAKEAHPFYVLCLEIDPKRIDVNVHPTKTEIKFDDERMVYGILAAAIRQALGAHNVAPALDFDSDVNFSFNAPRRNQVDDFSRKTTNYQKFKQPKDNDGEWDKILSNFQELSQKISKEEESDEIADESQQSMTFGSAINGENDSKTPQNERVETKSSIFQIHQKYIATQVKSGLMLVDQQAAHERILFEKFNRHLQNSDGSSQQFLFPEQVQLSAPDYALVMDMEEELKALGFVISSFGKDTVVINGAPTELTDTSVKSVFEGLIDQFKHNKNVLSVSKNENIARSLAKRSAIRAGHKLNGEEMNALIDKLFACQNPNYAPSGNSTFIIFDLNKIASFF, from the coding sequence ATGTCCGATATAATACAGTTATTGCCTGATGCAATTGCTAATCAAATTGCTGCAGGAGAGGTAGTTCAAAGGCCGGCTTCTGTAGTGAAGGAGTTACTTGAGAATTCCATTGATGCCGGAAGCAGTAAGATAAAATTGGTGGTGAAAGATGCCGGAAAGCAACTTATTCAGGTGATTGATGATGGATTAGGAATGTCTGAAACTGATGCCAGAATGTGTTTTGAAAGACATGCCACCTCTAAAATCCGAAAATCAGACGATTTATTTGCTTTGAAAACAATGGGCTTCAGGGGAGAAGCTATGGCTTCTATAGCGGCAGTTGCGCAAGTAGAACTTAAAACCAAAACTTATGAGGCAGAGCTCGGGGTTTTACTTCAAGTGGAAGCTTCGGAAGTAAAAAACCAAAGCCATACTGCTCATACTGGCGGCACTACCATATCAGTAAAAAATTTATTCTATAATGTTCCTGCTAGGCGTAATTTCCTGAAATCCAATCCAGTTGAAATGCGCCATATTATTGATGAATTTCATCGTGTGGCTCTGGCTAACCCACAAGTGGCTTTCAGTCTGCATCAGAATGATATGGATGTTTACCAACTGAATGCAGGTAAACTGAGTCAGCGAATTGTAGGCTTGTTTGGAAAGAATTATCAAGAACAATTGGTTGCTTGTGAAGAAACAACCGACCAATTAAAAATATATGGCTATATCGGTAAACCTGAATTTGCGAAGAAAACAAGAGGTGAACAGTTTTTCTTTGTAAACAATCGCTACATCAAAAGCGGCTATTTACATCATGCAGTTGTGAATGGATTTGAAGGTTTGTTAGCAAAGGAAGCACATCCATTTTATGTATTATGTTTGGAAATTGACCCCAAAAGAATTGATGTAAATGTTCATCCAACGAAGACAGAAATTAAGTTTGATGATGAGCGCATGGTTTATGGAATCTTAGCGGCTGCTATTCGTCAAGCACTAGGGGCACATAATGTGGCGCCAGCTTTAGATTTTGATAGTGATGTGAATTTCAGTTTTAATGCCCCTAGAAGAAATCAGGTAGATGATTTTTCCAGAAAAACCACTAACTATCAAAAATTCAAACAACCCAAAGATAATGATGGGGAGTGGGATAAAATTTTGTCCAATTTCCAAGAGCTAAGCCAGAAAATAAGCAAAGAAGAAGAAAGTGATGAAATTGCAGATGAAAGTCAGCAGTCAATGACTTTTGGGAGTGCAATTAATGGGGAAAATGACAGCAAAACGCCCCAAAATGAAAGGGTGGAAACTAAATCAAGTATATTTCAAATTCATCAAAAATATATTGCAACTCAAGTTAAATCAGGCTTAATGTTAGTGGATCAGCAAGCGGCTCATGAGCGGATTTTATTTGAGAAATTCAATCGTCATCTGCAAAATAGCGATGGGAGTTCTCAGCAATTCCTGTTTCCCGAGCAAGTGCAATTATCTGCACCAGATTATGCACTGGTAATGGATATGGAGGAGGAGTTGAAAGCTTTAGGCTTTGTGATTTCTTCTTTCGGAAAAGATACTGTTGTGATTAATGGAGCACCAACAGAATTAACTGATACCTCGGTAAAATCAGTCTTTGAAGGCTTGATAGACCAGTTTAAACATAATAAAAATGTGTTAAGCGTATCGAAAAATGAAAATATTGCCCGTTCTTTGGCAAAAAGGTCAGCCATAAGAGCAGGGCATAAGTTGAATGGAGAGGAAATGAATGCTTTAATTGATAAACTTTTTGCTTGTCAAAATCCTAATTATGCGCCTTCAGGTAACTCAACTTTTATTATTTTTGACCTTAATAAAATTGCTAGCTTTTTTTAA
- a CDS encoding rhomboid family intramembrane serine protease, translated as MFARLTPVVKNLLLINIALLLIPSFLEFELAQYFGLRYIFASSFQPFQFITYMFLHAGFGHLLGNMFALFIFGPMLENFWGSKKFFIFYMVTGIGAGILYGAVNFVEMQQLESAAEQYIENPNYEGFVSFIQENASYVYRDWYDFIDAYGENPKKQEFIEGSIQRVKEVVRFQGNVPLIGASGAVFGILFAFGFLFPNTELFLLFPPIPIKAKYLVTFYGLYELYAGIQNVPGDNVAHYAHLGGMLIAFILVKIWQKGNTRFY; from the coding sequence ATGTTCGCAAGACTTACTCCGGTTGTTAAAAACCTATTATTAATCAATATAGCTTTATTACTTATTCCTTCATTTTTGGAATTTGAATTGGCACAATATTTTGGTTTGCGCTATATCTTCGCAAGTTCTTTTCAGCCTTTCCAATTCATTACTTACATGTTTCTTCATGCTGGATTCGGTCACTTGTTAGGGAATATGTTTGCCCTTTTCATATTTGGTCCTATGCTTGAAAATTTCTGGGGTTCAAAAAAGTTTTTTATCTTTTATATGGTAACCGGTATTGGAGCTGGGATACTTTATGGAGCAGTGAATTTTGTTGAAATGCAACAATTGGAAAGTGCAGCAGAACAATATATAGAAAATCCGAATTATGAAGGATTTGTTTCTTTTATACAGGAAAATGCAAGCTATGTATATCGTGATTGGTATGATTTTATCGATGCCTATGGAGAAAACCCTAAAAAGCAAGAGTTTATTGAGGGTAGTATTCAAAGAGTAAAAGAAGTAGTTAGATTTCAAGGAAATGTCCCTTTAATAGGAGCGTCAGGAGCTGTGTTTGGGATTTTGTTTGCATTTGGCTTCCTCTTTCCAAATACAGAATTGTTTTTACTATTTCCGCCTATTCCTATCAAAGCTAAATACCTTGTAACCTTCTATGGATTATATGAGTTATATGCAGGCATACAGAATGTTCCAGGAGATAATGTAGCCCATTATGCCCACTTAGGAGGAATGTTGATTGCGTTTATTCTGGTAAAGATTTGGCAGAAAGGTAATACAAGATTTTATTAA
- a CDS encoding rhomboid family intramembrane serine protease: MAGFFDELKQNFKRPNNALNQLIIINAVVFVGLGLLALIGKFSGVEGLYAIVDAQFTIPPDLERFIYRPWTIITYAFSHAGFFHILMNMLVLYWFGMLISQYLGSAKLVNLYVLGALAGAVIFILAYNLIPFLADRTTNGMVGASAAVYAVATAAATLLPDHRFHLILIGPVKIKYIVAVYIVLSLLNSAGPNAGGNLAHLGGAGIGFLYVRGLQAGTDFGLWIQMTLGFIQSIFKSKPKIKVTYKKKQTAGASKSSGQYSSTSSTTEQEEIDRILDKISEKGYESLSKDEKQKLFNASKK, encoded by the coding sequence ATGGCAGGATTTTTCGATGAGTTAAAACAAAATTTTAAAAGACCCAATAATGCATTAAACCAGTTGATTATTATCAATGCTGTGGTTTTTGTTGGATTGGGTTTATTAGCATTAATAGGTAAATTTTCAGGTGTAGAAGGGCTTTATGCAATAGTGGATGCACAGTTTACCATTCCGCCTGATTTAGAAAGGTTTATATACAGACCTTGGACCATCATTACCTATGCTTTCTCTCATGCTGGTTTCTTTCATATTTTAATGAATATGTTAGTGTTGTACTGGTTTGGTATGTTGATTTCTCAATATTTAGGTAGTGCCAAATTGGTGAATTTATATGTTTTAGGAGCATTGGCAGGTGCTGTGATTTTCATATTAGCTTATAATTTAATCCCATTTTTAGCTGATAGGACTACAAACGGTATGGTCGGAGCCTCTGCAGCAGTTTATGCAGTAGCTACTGCAGCAGCAACATTACTTCCAGACCATAGATTTCATTTAATATTAATTGGTCCGGTAAAAATTAAATATATAGTAGCGGTTTATATAGTATTATCTTTACTTAATTCAGCTGGTCCGAATGCAGGTGGAAACTTAGCCCACTTAGGTGGAGCAGGAATTGGCTTTTTATATGTTAGAGGCTTGCAGGCAGGTACTGATTTTGGATTATGGATTCAAATGACTTTAGGTTTTATTCAAAGTATATTCAAATCTAAGCCAAAAATTAAAGTCACTTACAAAAAGAAGCAGACTGCTGGAGCCAGTAAAAGCAGTGGGCAATATTCCTCTACATCATCCACAACAGAGCAAGAAGAAATAGATAGAATATTGGATAAGATTTCTGAAAAGGGTTATGAAAGCTTAAGCAAAGACGAAAAGCAAAAGCTTTTTAATGCAAGCAAGAAGTGA
- a CDS encoding anti-sigma factor, protein MNNIEAYISTGVIEAFVLGQLNEAETKELLQYAEEHEEVRNALDETEETLFALGQEGSITPPAQSKKALFADLGLEMESDKADSEEELVQEEIKKETKAFSIYPYLSAAASIVAIIGIVFSVYYYNQWQSTEARLSNIIAQNQSMAQQYNVVKNQMEQYAENVEILRQPGIETVPMKGLDIAPDAQAFVHWNKKTNEVFLNAKKMPSNEMDHQYQLWAIVEGAPVDMGVFDVAGDMTRLLKMKTIGKASAFAVTLEPRGGSKNPTMEKMYVIGQI, encoded by the coding sequence GTGAATAATATTGAAGCATACATATCGACAGGAGTAATCGAAGCTTTCGTTTTGGGGCAGCTCAATGAAGCTGAAACAAAGGAATTGCTTCAGTATGCTGAAGAGCATGAAGAAGTGAGGAATGCCTTGGATGAGACTGAGGAGACCTTATTTGCATTAGGCCAAGAAGGAAGTATTACTCCTCCCGCCCAATCCAAAAAAGCACTTTTTGCTGATCTGGGATTAGAAATGGAATCAGATAAAGCTGATTCTGAAGAAGAACTTGTTCAAGAAGAAATCAAAAAAGAGACAAAAGCATTCTCTATTTATCCTTATTTATCTGCAGCTGCTAGCATAGTAGCTATAATAGGAATTGTATTCAGCGTTTATTATTATAACCAATGGCAAAGTACTGAAGCCAGATTATCTAATATCATTGCGCAAAATCAAAGTATGGCGCAGCAATACAATGTGGTAAAGAATCAAATGGAACAATATGCCGAGAATGTTGAAATCCTTAGACAACCAGGCATAGAAACCGTTCCTATGAAAGGATTGGATATAGCGCCTGATGCTCAGGCATTTGTGCATTGGAATAAGAAAACTAATGAGGTATTCTTAAACGCTAAGAAAATGCCGTCTAATGAAATGGATCATCAATATCAACTATGGGCAATAGTAGAAGGAGCTCCAGTAGATATGGGTGTATTTGATGTAGCAGGTGATATGACGCGCTTACTTAAGATGAAAACCATTGGAAAAGCTTCTGCTTTTGCTGTAACCCTTGAACCTAGAGGCGGTAGTAAGAATCCTACCATGGAGAAAATGTATGTAATCGGTCAGATTTAA
- a CDS encoding RNA polymerase sigma factor, whose protein sequence is MAPAVKISEEVLIKELKAQKSSAFEYLYDNYSAAIYGVVVRIVKSEEVAQEVLHDVFMKAWKNINAYSAEKGRLYTWLVNISRNASIDKLRSKEIKKTGKTDSVSDNVHSIDNANSTELSIDGIGLEKVLDKLSKELRFVIDQMYFKGYTQTEISEEFDIPLGTVKTRARTAMRTLRELLL, encoded by the coding sequence ATAGCACCAGCAGTTAAAATATCGGAAGAAGTTCTCATAAAAGAACTAAAAGCACAGAAATCTAGTGCTTTTGAATATCTGTATGATAATTACAGTGCTGCTATCTATGGAGTGGTAGTTAGAATTGTTAAATCAGAGGAAGTAGCACAAGAAGTATTGCATGATGTTTTTATGAAAGCATGGAAAAATATAAATGCTTACAGTGCAGAGAAAGGCCGCTTATATACTTGGCTGGTCAATATTAGCCGAAATGCTTCCATTGATAAACTTCGATCAAAAGAAATAAAGAAAACAGGCAAAACCGATTCAGTCTCAGACAACGTACATTCCATTGACAATGCAAATTCAACTGAGCTTTCAATTGATGGCATAGGGTTAGAGAAAGTTTTAGATAAGCTTTCTAAGGAACTTCGATTTGTAATTGATCAAATGTATTTTAAAGGCTATACGCAAACTGAAATTTCTGAGGAATTTGATATCCCACTAGGGACTGTCAAAACAAGAGCTAGGACAGCTATGCGTACATTAAGAGAATTATTATTGTGA
- the lpdA gene encoding dihydrolipoyl dehydrogenase: MASKYDIIIVGSGPGGYVAAIRASQLGKKVAIVEKESLGGICLNWGCIPTKALLKSANVFEYISHAEDYGITVKDAKADFSGMVKRSRGVADGMSKGVQFLMKKNKIDVIDGFGKLKSGKKVEVEKDGKKTEYSAESIIIATGGRAKELPNLPIDGKKIIEYRKAMSLEKQPKKMVVVGSGAIGVEFAYFYNSIGTEVTIVEFMDRIVPVEDEEVSKALAKTYKKAGINIMTSSEVTSVDTKGSGCKVTVKTKKGEEKLDCDVVLSAVGVATNLEGIGLEDVGVSTDKGKVLVDDFYKTNVDGVYAIGDIVHGPALAHVASAEGIICVENIAGEKPEPLDYKNIPGCTYCSPEIASVGYTEKQAKEAGYDLKIGKFPFSASGKASAAGAKDGFVKLVFDAKYGELLGAHMIGANVTEMIAEIVAVRKLETTGHELIKTVHPHPTMSEAVMEAAAAAYDEVIHI; the protein is encoded by the coding sequence ATGGCATCAAAATATGACATTATAATAGTGGGCTCCGGCCCCGGTGGTTATGTAGCCGCAATCCGTGCTTCTCAATTAGGTAAAAAAGTGGCTATTGTTGAAAAAGAAAGTTTGGGCGGAATTTGCTTAAACTGGGGTTGTATCCCAACTAAAGCTTTATTGAAAAGTGCCAATGTATTTGAATATATCAGTCATGCTGAGGATTACGGAATTACCGTTAAAGATGCCAAAGCTGATTTCTCAGGAATGGTAAAAAGAAGCCGTGGTGTAGCAGATGGCATGAGTAAAGGAGTACAGTTCTTGATGAAGAAAAACAAAATCGATGTAATTGACGGTTTTGGGAAATTAAAATCAGGAAAGAAAGTAGAAGTAGAAAAAGACGGTAAAAAAACTGAATATTCTGCTGAAAGCATCATAATAGCTACTGGTGGAAGAGCCAAAGAATTGCCAAATCTTCCGATTGATGGCAAAAAAATCATAGAATACAGAAAAGCAATGAGCTTAGAAAAACAACCAAAGAAAATGGTGGTAGTAGGTTCAGGCGCTATAGGTGTTGAGTTTGCCTATTTCTATAATTCTATAGGTACGGAAGTGACTATCGTTGAATTTATGGACAGAATTGTGCCAGTTGAAGACGAAGAAGTTTCAAAAGCATTAGCTAAGACTTACAAAAAAGCAGGTATCAACATCATGACCAGCTCTGAAGTAACTTCAGTTGACACCAAAGGAAGCGGTTGCAAAGTGACTGTTAAAACCAAAAAAGGTGAAGAAAAACTAGATTGCGATGTAGTACTTTCTGCTGTTGGTGTGGCTACTAACTTAGAAGGGATTGGTTTAGAAGATGTTGGCGTTTCAACTGATAAAGGAAAAGTATTAGTTGATGATTTTTACAAAACTAATGTTGATGGCGTTTATGCAATTGGCGATATCGTTCATGGCCCAGCTTTAGCACACGTAGCTTCTGCAGAAGGAATCATTTGCGTAGAAAATATTGCAGGTGAAAAACCCGAGCCATTAGATTATAAAAACATACCAGGTTGTACATATTGCAGTCCTGAAATTGCATCTGTTGGCTACACCGAAAAGCAAGCCAAAGAAGCAGGATATGACTTGAAAATAGGTAAATTTCCATTCTCAGCTTCAGGAAAAGCAAGTGCAGCAGGTGCTAAAGATGGTTTTGTGAAATTAGTTTTTGATGCAAAATATGGTGAATTATTGGGTGCTCACATGATTGGCGCTAATGTTACTGAAATGATTGCTGAAATTGTAGCGGTTAGAAAATTAGAAACAACAGGACATGAGTTGATTAAGACAGTTCATCCTCACCCAACTATGAGTGAAGCGGTGATGGAAGCTGCAGCTGCTGCTTATGATGAAGTGATTCATATATAA